A region from the Hydra vulgaris chromosome 08, alternate assembly HydraT2T_AEP genome encodes:
- the LOC136084166 gene encoding uncharacterized protein LOC136084166, which translates to MGVTKNRILDDIRDETSCVQSRLHLTQLQDIKNLEKPFNINSIQLHANDQDSVAIWLKEWQMKGNVLYYKLQGELDTCYTFKESNFIVIMQTEHKKKMLQQFGKNGVCSDSTHGTNAYDFLLTSILVVDELGKGQPVGWCIANSDSFRFLKFFFIKLHEHSGSFCPKWVMSDLAFQYYEAFCDVYLCAPLKFWCTWHVDKAWREELHKKVHNLEMEADIYKRIRYVLQLSDKNLFDDYLKSLMGYLQSSVLTQMFAEYFEKYWVNNKHIWAFCYRMGHGINTNMYMESFHKVFKYSYLQGKHNKRIDNCLFALLKFNRDKVYERITKLTKGKISYKIKMVHYRHIASLQLCESFTKDDKGAWLIASETNAYHYRVVIHQKLCDITECFTKCPECKVCTHN; encoded by the coding sequence ATGGGTGTAACCAAAAATAGAATCCTAGATGATATTAGAGATGAAACAAGTTGTGTTCAATCCAGGTTACATTTAACCCAGCTTCAAGATATCAAAAACCTAGAGAAACCATTCAACATTAATTCTATACAACTTCATGCCAATGATCAAGACAGTGTTGCAATTTGGCTAAAAGAATGGCAAATGAAgggaaatgttttatattataaactacagGGTGAGTTAGATACATGTTATACATTTAAAGAATCAAACTTTATAGTTATAATGCAAacagaacataaaaaaaaaatgctgcaacAGTTTGGAAAAAATGGTGTTTGTAGTGATTCTACGCATGGCACAAATGCATATGATTTTCTTCTCACTTCAATATTAGTTGTAGATGAATTAGGTAAGGGGCAACCTGTTGGATGGTGTATAGCAAACAGTGAttcatttagatttttaaaatttttttttataaaattacatgaACATTCTGGAAGTTTTTGTCCAAAATGGGTAATGAGTGATTTGGCATTCCAATACTATGAAGCATTTTGTGATGTTTACTTATGTGCGCCTCTGAAATTCTGGTGTACCTGGCATGTTGATAAAGCATGGAGAGAAGAATTGCATAAAAAAGTACACAATCTTGAAATGGAAGCAGATATATACAAGCGAATAAGATATGTTTTACAGCTGAGTGATAAAAACCTATTTGATGACTAtttaaaatcattgatgggTTACTTGCAATCCTCAGTTTTGACACAAATGTTCGCTgaatactttgaaaaatattgggttaataataaacatatatggGCATTCTGTTATCGTATGGGTCATGgtataaatactaatatgtaTATGGAATCTTTCCACAAAGTTTTTAAGTACAGTTACCTGCAAGGTAAGCATAATAAAAGAATTGATAATTGCTTGTTCGCTTTGTTAAAGTTTAACAGAGACAAAGTGTATGaaagaataacaaaattaacaaaaggaAAGATtagctataaaataaaaatggtgcACTATAGACACATTGCAAGCCTACAACTATGTGAAAGTTTTACTAAAGACGATAAAGGAGCCTGGCTAATAGCATCTGAAACAAATGCTTACCATTACAGAGTTGTAATACACCAAAAATTGTGTGACATCACTGAATGTTTCACTAAATGTCCAGAATGTAAAGTGTGTACTCATAATTAG
- the LOC136084167 gene encoding E3 SUMO-protein ligase ZBED1-like: protein MELHENQIDLDLPQENLIQHVVTRWNSMYDMLRRMLKHKKAITVTLDEQNHHLQTLTEREWEKMEKIADVLQPCKVASELLGGNKYVSSSVVLPIICHLSREMVIQDDNPRYTALFKEKFVNEMDRRFNDFSNDSWLQISSALDSRFKNLSFIASNERSNVWQRLSKLLESVPDLRPVSIEQEPKEPSAKNFKMAFNLPDLDEVDSPSEDEVSRYRKEPCAKMDSDPLQWWKLHQGSYPRLATIAKKYLSVPATTVPCERLFSTAGFIADKHRSSLLPDSLNMLLCLKDWL from the exons ATGGAATTACATGAAAATCAGATTGACCTCGACCTGCCACAAGAAAATCTAATTCAGCATGTTGTTACAAGATGGAATAGCATGTATGATATGCTGAGACGTATGTTGAAACATAAAAAAGCCATCACAGTAACACTTGATGAGCAAAACCATCACTTACAGACTTTGACAGAAAGAGAGTgggaaaaaatggaaaaaattgcTGATGTTTTGCAACCATGCAAAGTGGCTTCAGAATTGTTAGGTGGTAATAAATACGTATCTAGTTCGGTGGTTTTACCAATTATATGCCACTTATCACGTGAAATGGTTATTCAAGATGATAATCCTCGTTACACCGCgctatttaaagaaaaatttgtaaatgaaatGGATCGCAGATTTAATGATTTTTCGAATGATAGTTGGTTGCAAATCTCGTCAGCATTGgattcaagatttaaaaatttatcttttatagcTTCAAATGAAAGATCAAATGTCTGGCAGAGATTATCGAAGCTTCTTGAATCTGTTCCAGACCTCAGACCAGTATCAATAGAACAAGAACCAAAAGAG CCatcagcaaaaaattttaaaatggcatTCAATCTACCAGATCTGGATGAAGTTGATTCCCCAAGTGAAGATGAAGTAAGTCGATATCGAAAAGAACCCTGCGCCAAAATGGATTCAGATCCTCTTCAGTGGTGGAAGCTACATCAAGGTTCATATCCTCGATTAGCAACAATCGCAAAGAAATATTTGTCAGTTCCAGCGACTACAGTTCCATGCGAAAGACTGTTTTCAACCGCTGGATTCATTGCAGACAAGCACAGATCATCTCTGCTGCCAGATTCATTGAACatgttattatgtttaaaagactggctttaa